Proteins from one Mercurialis annua linkage group LG7, ddMerAnnu1.2, whole genome shotgun sequence genomic window:
- the LOC126657798 gene encoding S-adenosyl-L-methionine:benzoic acid/salicylic acid carboxyl methyltransferase 3-like isoform X3, whose amino-acid sequence MEVVQVLHMNGGNGETSYAQNSVFQQKVISRSKLIIKEAMTNLYNRKFHEKLVIADFGCSSGPNTLFAVSEIIKIVENICKKMEHESPEYHVFLNDLSSNDFNFIFKSLLPAFEIEMKKHVKGPCFVSGTPGSFYGRLFPSNTLHFAYSSSGIHWLSQVPKAPESNKGNIYMSSSSPPSVLKAYCAQFGKDFSTFLKCRSDEIVGGGRMVLTFMGRRTKDPTSKECCYFWELLAMALNQLVQKGMIDEEKFDSFNIPIYTPSPLEVKYEIEKEGSFSVDTLEIYEQNWNECHIDSGVVKNEGYGVAKLIRAAMEPLIINHFGFANDIIDEIFDRYSKILNYCMAREKIECVYFILSITKKDE is encoded by the exons CAAAAAGTGATATCAAGGTCAAAGCTAATAATAAAGGAAGCCATGACCAATCTCTATAACCGTAAATTCCATGAAAAATTAGTCATTGCCGATTTCGGATGCTCTTCAGGGCCAAACACTCTATTTGCTGTAtctgaaataattaaaatagtagaGAACATCTGCAAAAAAATGGAGCATGAATCACCAGAGTATCATGTCTTTTTAAACGATCTATCAAGCAAtgacttcaattttattttcaagtCGTTGCTGCCAGCTTTCgagattgaaatgaaaaaacatgttaAAGGGCCGTGTTTCGTTTCTGGAACCCCTGGTTCTTTCTACGGCAGGCTTTTTCCAAGCAACACTCTTCATTTTGCTTATTCCTCTAGTGGCATCCACTGGCTATCTCAG gTTCCAAAAGCACCGGAGAGCAACAAAGGAAATATTTATATGTCCAGTTCAAGTCCACCAAGCGTGCTTAAAGCATATTGTGCCCAATTTGGAAAGGATTTTTCTACATTTTTAAAGTGTCGCTCTGATGAAATAGTGGGAGGAGGGCGGATGGTACTAACCTTCATGGGAAGGAGAACCAAAGATCCAACTAGCAAGGAGTGCTGTTATTTTTGGGAGCTTTTAGCTATGGCTCTCAATCAATTAGTTCAAAAG GGCATGATAGACGAGGAGAAGTTTGACTCCTTCAACATTCCTATATATACACCATCTCCATTGGAAGTGAAATATGAAATTGAAAAGGAAGGGTCGTTCTCTGTTGATACACTGGAAATTTACGAACAAAATTGGAATGAGTGCCACATAGACTCTGGAGTTGTTAAGAATGAAGGATATGGAGTTGCAAAGCTTATAAGAGCTGCGATGGAGCCATTGATTATCAATCACTTCGGGTTTGCGAATGATATTATTGATGAGATTTTTGATAGATATTCGAAAATTCTGAATTATTGCATGGCAAGGGAGAAAATTGAGTGTGTCTATTTTATATTGTCCATTACTAAGAAAGATGAGTAA
- the LOC126656786 gene encoding pentatricopeptide repeat-containing protein At4g39530, protein MRNHYLFNFSTLVSPQIHSLNQHFQFPKPTTRIRQLLRSLTQNNSELHYKQIHAQIIVSNLECDTFITNVLLNLYAKSNFLCHARKLFDKMPKRNSVSWSSMVSMYSKSGFSEEALLVFLDFNRCCNDSPNEYILASAIRACVQLDDYGGGHGGIGKQMLGFVVKFGFDQDVYVGTSLVDLYAKSGCVDEARLVFDGLSEKSAVSWTTIITACVRSGRSEVSLQLFNQMRESIVMPDRYVLCSVLSACSQLECVREGKQIHGHVLRKGIDIDVSVVNVLIDFYTKCGHVQTARKVFDRMVDKNEISWTSMIAGYMQNSFDREALKLFVEMNRLGRKPDGFVCTSILSSCGSLQALELGRQVHAYGIKGNGESDRFLQNGLIDMYAKCDSLIDARRVFDSMTDHNAVSYNALIEGYSTCEQLFEVIELFSGMRHRMISPSLLTFVSLLGASSTTSALVLGKQIHALMTKFGILMEIYAGSALIDLYSKCSCLMDARLVFNEITEKDIVVWNAMLAGYTQQLENEEVLKLYSKLQLSEQKPNDFSFTALTTAASNSASLLCGQQIHNHIIKTGIDSNSFVTNSLIDMYAKCGSLQDARKTFSSAMRRDVVCWNSIILTYAHHGEAKKALQIFEEMTKEGINPNYITFIGILSACSHAGLVKDGLHYFESMPDYGIEPGTEHYACVVSLLGLAGKLHKAKEFVEKMPIKAEAVVWRSLLSACRRGASSNVELAKYAAEMAISIDPTDSGSYTLLSNIYAAKGMWVDVKKIRDGMDVAGVVKEAGHSWIEVNNAAHKFIARDTTHCKTELIYSVLDSLIWQTKEAAHTYKL, encoded by the coding sequence ATGAGAAACCACTACCTATTCAATTTCTCTACATTAGTATCACCTCAGATTCACTCACTAAACCAACATTTCCAATTCCCAAAACCCACCACTAGAATACGCCAACTTTTAAGATCACTCACACAAAACAACTCAGAATTACACTACAAGCAAATCCATGCCCAAATTATAGTTTCCAACTTGGAATGTGATACATTTATAACCAATGTATTGCTTAATTTGTATGCAAAGTCCAACTTTTTATGCCATGCACGTAAAttgtttgataaaatgcccaAGAGAAACTCAGTTTCTTGGTCTTCAATGGTTTCAATGTATTCCAAAAGTGGGTTTAGTGAGGAAGCTTTGTTGGTGTTTTTGGATTTTAATAGGTGTTGTAATGATAGTCCTAATGAGTACATTTTAGCTAGTGCTATACGTGCTTGTGTGCAGCTTGATGATTATGGTGGTGGACATGGTGGTATAGGTAAACAAATGCTTGGCTTTGTtgtaaagtttggttttgatcaAGATGTTTATGTGGGTACTTCTTTGGTTGATTTGTATGCAAAGAGTGGCTGTGTTGATGAAGCTAGATTAGTCTTTGACGGGTTGTCGGAAAAGAGTGCGGTTTCTTGGACAACTATTATTACTGCTTGTGTTAGAAGTGGGAGAAGTGAGGTGTCATTGCAATTGTTTAACCAAATGAGAGAAAGTATTGTTATGCCGGATAGATATGTTCTATGTAGTGTTTTAAGTGCGTGTTCACAGCTTGAGTGTGTGCGAGAAGGCAAGCAAATTCACGGGCATGTGCTGAGGAAGGGGATTGATATTGATGTTTCAGTGGTTAATGTGCTTATTGATTTTTACACCAAATGTGGTCATGTACAAACTGCTAGGAAAGTGTTTGATCGAATGGtagataaaaatgaaatttcgtggaCAAGTATGATTGCTGGATATATGCAGAATTCTTTTGATAGGGAGGCTTTGAAATTGTTTGTTGAGATGAACAGATTAGGTAGGAAGCCGGATGGGTTTGTTTGCACTAGCATTCTCTCATCATGTGGTTCACTTCAGGCTCTAGAATTGGGGAGGCAAGTGCATGCCTACGGTATAAAGGGTAATGGTGAGAGTGATCGGTTTCTGCAAAATGGTTTAATTGATATGTATGCGAAATGTGATTCCTTGATTGATGCAAGAAGAGTTTTTGACTCTATGACTGATCATAATGCGGTCTCATACAATGCATTAATTGAAGGATATTCGACATGCGAGCAACTATTTGAAGTAATAGAACTTTTCAGCGGGATGAGACATAGGATGATCTCGCCGAGCCTTTTAACATTTGTAAGTCTTCTTGGCGCATCATCAACGACGTCAGCCTTGGTACTCGGTAAGCAAATTCATGCCCTGATGACTAAATTTGGCATCCTAATGGAAATATATGCTGGCAGTGCATTAATAGATTTATATTCGAAGTGTTCATGTTTGATGGATGCCAGACTTGTATTTAATGAAATAACTGAGAAAGACATTGTAGTGTGGAATGCAATGCTTGCTGGCTATACCCAACAGTTGGAAAATGAAGAAGTTCTTAAACTTTACTCTAAATTACAATTATCTGAACAGAAACCCAATGATTTCAGTTTTACTGCCCTTACTACAGCAGCTAGCAACTCAGCAAGCCTCTTATGTGGACAACAAATCCACAACCATATCATCAAGACAGGTATAGATTCAAATTCATTCGTGACGAACTCGCTTATAGACATGTATGCTAAATGCGGAAGCTTGCAAGATGCTCGTAAGACATTTAGCTCAGCGATGAGGAGAGATGTGGTCTGTTGGAATTCAATAATCCTGACATATGCACATCATGGAGAAGCAAAAAAGGCTCTTCAAATATTTGAAGAAATGACAAAAGAGGGAATAAATCCCAACTATATTACGTTTATCGGCATTCTCTCAGCTTGTAGTCACGCAGGTCTCGTTAAAGACGGACTTCATTACTTCGAATCAATGCCAGACTATGGCATTGAACCAGGAACGGAACACTACGCTTGCGTAGTTTCGCTTCTAGGTCTTGCAGGTAAACTACACAAAGCCAAGGAATTTGTAGAGAAAATGCCAATAAAGGCAGAAGCAGTAGTATGGAGGAGCTTACTTAGCGCGTGTCGCAGAGGAGCTTCGAGTAATGTGGAACTGGCAAAATACGCAGCGGAAATGGCAATCTCGATCGATCCTACAGACAGCGGTTCGTACACATTACTGTCAAATATTTATGCAGCTAAAGGAATGTGGGTAGATGTGAAAAAGATTAGGGATGGAATGGATGTTGCTGGTGTAGTAAAAGAAGCTGGACATAGTTGGATAGAAGTGAATAATGCTGCACATAAGTTTATAGCAAGAGACACAACTCATTGTAAAACTGAACTAATTTATTCAGTTTTAGATTCTTTAATTTGGCAAACTAAAGAGGCAGCTCATACTTATAAGTTATAA
- the LOC126656554 gene encoding developmentally-regulated G-protein 3, producing the protein MSTVMQKIKDIEDEMARTQKNKATAHHLGLLKAKLAKLRRELLEPSAKGGGGAGQGFDVTKSGDARVGLVGFPSVGKSTLLNKLTGTFSEVASYEFTTLTCIPGVIVYRGAKIQLLDLPGIIEGAKDGKGRGRQVISTARTCNCILIVLDAIKPITHKRLIEKELEGFGIRLNKEPPNLTFRKKEKGGINFTSTVANTHLDLDTVKAICSEYRIHNADITLRYDATADDLIDVIEGSRIYMPCIYAINKIDQITLEELEILDRLPHYCPVSAHLEWNLDGLLDKIWEYLNLTRIYTKPKGMNPDYEDPVILSSRNCTVDDFCTRIHKDMLKQFKYALVWGSSAKHKPQRVGKEHELEDEDVVQIIKKV; encoded by the exons ATGTCGACGGTAATGCAGAAAATCAAAGACATCGAAGATGAG ATGGCTCGGACTCAAAAGAACAAGGCCACAGCTCATCATCTTGGATTGCTCAAG GCTAAACTTGCAAAGCTACGAAGAGAACTCCTTGAGCCTTCTGCAAAAGGAGGTGGTGGTGCTGGTCAAGGTTTTGATGTCACTAAAAGTGGAGATGCCAGAGTTGGCCTGGTTGGTTTTCCTTCGGTTGGGAAATCTACACTGCTAAATAAACTAACAGGAACTTTTTCAGAG GTCGCATCCTATGAATTTACTACCTTGACTTGCATCCCAGGTGTTATTGTATATAGAGGAGCTAAAATTCAG TTGTTGGATCTTCCTGGTATTATTGAGGGTGCTAAGGATGGGAAGGGTAGAGGAAGACAG GTTATTAGTACTGCTAGGACATGCAATTGTATCTTAATCGTTCTTGACGCCATAAAGCCGATAACTCACAAGCGTCTGATAGAGAAAGAGCTGGAGGGATTTGGCATAAG ATTAAACAAGGAACCACCTAATCTCACATTCAGGAAGAAAGAAAAGGGTGGGATTAATTTCACCTCAACAGTTGCTAACACTCACCTTGATCTCGATACTGTGAAGGCAATATGTAGCGAATACAGAATTCATAATGCCGATATCACACTGAGGTATGATGCAACGGCTGATGACCTTATAGATGTCATCGAGGGCAGTAGGATATACATGCCCTGCATATATGCGATAAACAAGATTGATCAGATTACCCTTGAAGAGCTGGAGATTTTGGACAGACTTCCTCACTACTGCCCAGTCAG TGCTCACCTTGAATGGAATCTTGATGGTTTGTTGGACAAGATATGGGAATATCTTAATTTGACTCGCATTTACACGAAACCTAAGGGCATGAATCCAGACTATGAAGATCCAGTGATTCTGTCATCTAGAAATTGTACAGTGGATGATTTCTGCACCAGAATCCATAAGGATATGCTGAAACAGTTCAAATA CGCGCTGGTATGGGGATCAAGCGCAAAGCACAAACCTCAGAGAGTTGGCAAG gaACATGAACTAGAGGATGAAGATGTGGTACAAATAATAAAGAAAGTGTGA
- the LOC126657784 gene encoding uncharacterized protein LOC126657784, producing MEDRKEKNAPWLSVPQFGDWDQKGPLPDYSMDFSKIREMRKQNKRDVSRASLGNEDDLINPTATTAKATRNDHDHHHENDHYHQSHHQHPPNARRSFFRCFNCCVKA from the exons ATGGAGGATCGTAAGGAG AAAAATGCACCATGGCTATCAGTACCACAATTTGGAGATTGGGATCAAAAGGGTCCATTGCCGGATTATTCGATGGATTTCTCAAAAATCAGGGAAATGAGGAAGCAGAACAAGAGGGATGTGTCAAGAGCCAGTCTCGGCAATGAAGACGACCTCATTAACCCGACAGCCACCACCGCAAAAGCTACCCGTAATGATCATGATCACCACCACGAAAACGACCATTACCATCAGAGCCATCACCAGCACCCTCCTAAT GCAAGGAGAAGCTTTTTCAGGTGCTTCAACTGCTGTGTTAAAGCCTAA